The Gavia stellata isolate bGavSte3 unplaced genomic scaffold, bGavSte3.hap2 HAP2_SCAFFOLD_85, whole genome shotgun sequence genome contains the following window.
AATATGGACcaattttaatgaaacttgACATTAGCCGAAAATGAGGAGTTTCTACACTATGCAACATTTAAACTTGCAGTatttttgtggttcattttgatgtttttccagaattCAGCAGACCTATTCAGCTCCTAGGAGAGAGGAAATGTTCTATATTGTATTGCTATGACTTTTTTTATGCATTGATAAGGGAGGTTCTTCCCTtgttcttgattatttttttttcttatcgATAACTAGGAGAGATCATAACTTCTCTCTTTTAAATTATCCTACTGAAAAGACTGCAACTCTGATATTTGACAGGACCATTCTACTGTGTTGTACTGCACTAATATTTCACTTGCACCTAGAAATGGAATCTAGAGTTAGTGGTATATGGTCTGTGAAGTTTCAAAGTTTCTTAAGCATATCTAAAAAGAGTATGTTACCGAcactctccctctctctcctcctttagCGAGATGCATTGGATGCAGATATCCACATTGACACAGAAGACCAAGGAATGTATAAATATATGTCTTCACATCACCTCTTTAAGTTACTAGATTGTCTGCAAGAGTctcattcattttcaaaagcctttaaTTCAAATTATGAACAGCGAACTGTGTTATGGAGAGCAGgtgaggcttttatttttagtttggtAAAAATAGTGAGCTCTGTTTATAGCTTTAGCTATTGAGATACAAAAGTATACCATTGCAATAATCTCTACAGTTAATCTGACAGTGTTGCATGCTTTTATTACTTGTCTCCTTCCTGATGACTTGAATAATTCTCTTTGctaaaatatctgcttttttgATTAAAGTAGAGCTACACAGTTGGTACTACTGTAGTTAAATATCTTTATGAATAGATTAGGTCTCAATCAAAatcaaggaggaggaaatactATCTGGACAAGAAATCATTGCTGTTCACTAGTGGAGGTATTGTTGATAAACTTTACCTCTTGGCTAGTAACCTCAAACGTGAATGTTCCCTTTCTCCCTATGTGTAACTTATTTCTAGGGTTCAAGGGTAAATCAAAACCCAATCTCTTAAAACAAGAGACCAGTAGCTTGGCTTGTTGCTTGAGAATACTCTTTCGAATGTATGTGGATGAAAACCGCCGAGACTCCTGGGATGCTATACAACAACGACTGCTTAGGTAAGAGTATCAGCTTGGTTCTGGTatgttctgttttcagacaGTATGGTACATCCCTGGATACAAATGTTCTGTTTTAAGTTGCTGAGCAAAGCACGCAAATTATATGaagatacacatatatatacataccactctttattaaaagttaatttagcAACAAGGAAGCATGTTAAAAGTTAATTTAGCAACAAGGAAGCAATCTACTTGGAATAAATGAAGCACCTTCTTGCCTGACATaatcttttctttacaaaagtgGTGGCGCATGAATACTTTTCATATCTGAGTACATAATGATATTCAGAGGTACAATAGGATCTAAACAAAGCGCAGTATAAGCTGCTGTATACCTGGAACTTAAATAAACAGAGATAATCatgctaaataaatacaaaaaggtaTTGTGTTCCCCTTATTTGAAAAGTGAGTTGTTGGTACATAAAAGTTCAGAGTATTGATCTctaattaaatgtaaataactCTTAAACTTGCTGTTGGCACTAATGCAGTGGATTTCAGTAGCATTCTGATTTATCAGCATCTATAGACATACTAATCTTTTTAGTGTATAAGAGAGGAGGTTCTATTccttctttaattaaaatagcatCCCCAAAAGAGCCCTAGTAAGTAGTACAGTTTGTACCATGTGTTGACAGTGTACAGCAAGGACCAAAAATTTATTAATACAATTGTAATCCCTCTTCAATCCgtggtgctgagctctgcagatCTTTATTAAAGCTGTCTAGATTTGGAGGGAGAACTCTTTCATGTTGCTGTTGCCTAAACTGTCCCAATATAAGGATCAGGAAATTATGTTTGCAGGTTGAAGGTGACAACGCTTGAATTACAGAATGCTTATGAGGAAAATTAGACTCTTCCCCTTCTGACTCCATGGTTCTTTGTTGACAACatgaaaactatttcagttCAGTTATCTGTAATAACTACtactgtaacagaaaaatcattGAGACCAATTTGTGTAATTAAAGTTGTTGCATGTGATTGAAAACTTTCCCGTGGAAATGCATcttacttgaaaacaaaatacactaTGAGAGGACAAATAGTGcatgttataaaaatattttgtgggttttctttatGATTTGTCTGAACTGTGTCATCTCTTTAGTGTATGCAGTGAAGCCCTGGCATATTTTATTACTGTGAACTCAGAAAGCCACAGAGAAGCTTGGACTAATCtcctgctcttgcttttaacaaaaacactaaaaatcaGTGATGAAAAGGTAAGAATAGGCTGGAAGTTATGTCCCTTTGCtttcaggtattttttcatttctgcttctgttggaTTCAGTCTTTATTATCATCCGTATTGCAAGGTGGCTCACTTACTCACATAGCACGTACTCTGCTTGAAATACAGTAATCATTACAGCTCCAGTTTTTGCAAGTATTCCACACTGTAAAAAATCAGACTGCATCCATGAAATTCACAGTTCTATAGAAATACTGATAGAATTGCTGCAGAGCTTTCATATAAAAGCACAATGAGTGTGCAATAAAGCATGGGCTTGTACTGTATTATAGCTGCACAAGAATGGTAGAGGTAAATTTCACCACTGTAAAATTGGAATTCTGGTTCCTTGAGAGTggcaaaaaataattctcaggATCTCGGCCCTTTAGAGGAAAAGGTGAATGCAAATATTCACTACATCAGAACATGCAGAGAAACTTCTGGaatttgcttacttttttttaagctttccagTACTGTTGAGCTTCATCTTGTTTAggactgtattattttttttcctggtatatgtttggtttttttctgtattgcaaaGTGTGTAATTTCACTTCACTCTTGTGTAGTTTGGGATGTTTTATTGCAATTTAccaacattttaagaaattggTAGTAGTGGTGGCTTGGCTTCTCCATGTAGCAGCAATTCAGTGATGTCCCTGGGGTTATGGTGTTGTGAGAATAGTCTTAACTCTTTGTAGATAAAATGGTGACTTGGCCATTCCTTAGTACACAATCCCAATatcttttataataaaaaagttcTGTGGTGAAAGTGTTCCCTCTAATACTGAGCATTattaggaaaggaagagagagcaaAACATGTTTCTTGTTGTGTAAATTCGTGTCAGATTTGCATCTTGAATACTGTTTGCAGTTCTGATCCCCCATATCGAAAGGGGTGTAATGGAGCTGCAAAAGGGTTGAGAGAGTGTAACAGGGATAAGGGATATAGACTGGCTCCCATACATGGAACTGTATGTAGGTTAGACTTTTACTCAGTTATCTTTtatccagaaaagaaataaaaaggagggGTGCATAAAGTCATTATTAGCATGAACATAGGGAAAGGACTGATAATTCTTATACTGGAAGAGATGGTGAATGAGAGTTTTGGAGATGGCAAGTcactggaggggaagaaaaccccaacagaCATATAATGGAGGTACTTCTTCACACACTGGTTCAGCTGTGGAAGGCTTTGTTATGTATTGTGGATGAtattttaaagagactggaGAAGCAACTGGACAAATTCACATTAGAGGCGGGTGTTTCTACAGGTAGCCCCAATACCCACCTCTAGCCTGAGAAATCCCTGAGCCACAAAATAGTCTGACTCTATTTTAGAGAAGTAATGCCAAATGCATGCTCTGTGTACGGTTTCCTGAGAGCATCTGCTAAGGCTGCTGTGGAAAACAGACACTGGGCTTGATGGCCCTTTGGCCATCCAAGGGGGCCTTTGATCAGGTGAGACCTTGTGTTTTAACAAGTTGGTGTACTCATGAATGTGAAAAACTCTGCACTTTCCTGTAGTAATAGAGAATAACATTCTCTTTTTGTATCTTTGATAGTTTAGGGCACATGCTTCAACATATTATCCATATTTGTGTGAAATAATGCAATTTGACCTGATTCCTGAGCTTCGAGCTGTGCTACGGAAGTTCTTCCTGCGTATAGGTGTTGTGTTCAAAATCTGCCTAACAGAGGAGCAGATACGGACAACTGGGATGAACTTGCCTTCGTGGTAGCCCTAAGTAGGGTTGGTTACTCCTGCTTGTACATAAAGCTATGTTCCAGAGATGGATTAAATTGGATGGGAAAAAATGGGACCCTGGTGTATCAACACAGCAGCAAGTTACTCTTACCACAATGGcatttggggaggaggaaaaaaaatcctgttctgtCCATCCTACAAAACTAtcagcagttttatttaaattattgctTACAGAGTTAATACAGTAGATGTAAAGTCTCTTTGTTTCAATGCTAGTCATCCTTATGATCAAGTCTCTCTTCTAGCCTTTGATCAATTGTTCAGTCTTGCATCCCAGCTAAATCTGATAAATCAGCTGGATTCCTCCATAGAAGTTATGCCCCTTGGGAATAATGAATATAGTTGTATAGCCTTGTGATGTTAGCACATGTGTTCATAATAAACTATACTGCAGTGGCTAATGACCACCTAAGATCAttctgggtttttctttgtgtgtacATGACTAAGCCAGGCAGCGTGTTATGGTTTTTGAAGTGGACAGCCTGCGGAATATTTGGGGAAAGGGTTTTCCTCCTGTTTAGCAAGTaaattttaaagccttttttaatACCAGTGCTTCATCTTCTGAGacttatttttggttttatggaAGGTTTTAGGTTTTACATCAGGAGCACGCAATAGCTGTTACTCTATTTAGCTTGTTAGTCTTGAgttaaaggcatttaaaaaaaaaaaagaaagacttttaaACTTTCCATTTACTTTCATACATTGCCAGATCATGGACAGAGCATATAGAGTAATGTTAAAAGCAAGGTTcacaacaaataaaaccacctttttttaCCCTTGACTATAATGTATTTAGTAGTAATTGTGTCTGTTCAGCAAGAACTCTTGTCCTTAATATATACCAGGTTCTGTCTCTTTTTACTGCAGATCTGCAACTTCTGATTTGTCTTTGTGTGCAAATGATTTTTGTTCCCAACTATTAGTTCCTATTGTGatctaaaagaaaattgaaCTTAA
Protein-coding sequences here:
- the LOC132320820 gene encoding brefeldin A-inhibited guanine nucleotide-exchange protein 2-like, encoding RDALDADIHIDTEDQGMYKYMSSHHLFKLLDCLQESHSFSKAFNSNYEQRTVLWRAGFKGKSKPNLLKQETSSLACCLRILFRMYVDENRRDSWDAIQQRLLSVCSEALAYFITVNSESHREAWTNLLLLLLTKTLKISDEKFRAHASTYYPYLCEIMQFDLIPELRAVLRKFFLRIGVVFKICLTEEQIRTTGMNLPSW